The sequence below is a genomic window from Nitrosomonas sp..
AATTTGACATGTATTACAGTTTGTAATCTGAAATTGAGAATAGCATCAACAGGATAAAAAGAATGGATTAACAGTCTTTTTTCAGCTTTTCCAAATCAGATCGATTGGTAAACTATGCCTGGTTATTCATTCAGTAGCAACTCTCAGCATTTGTTCACGGTCATAAAGATATGAGTACGCCAAGTAAATTTATCATTTTGGTTTTCTTGAGTTTAAATTTTTTGCCTGTGTTACACGCCGGATCAACGATCTATAAATATGTTGATCAGGATGGGAACATTACATTTACCAATCGCCCTATCAAAGGGGCGCAAAAAACCAGAACAGCGCCACAATCTTCCACCGTTCAACCCTATGTATCAAAAGTTCAACCTGTTGTTCCAAAAGATACTGCCAACACACAAAACAAGCGTGACATCAAGCGACGTGAAATCCTTCAGCATGAACTGGCGACTGAAATGAAATTATTTTCTGATGCACGCAAAAACTTGTCCCTGATGCGCGTCAATGATACCGATTATCAACAAAACGAAGAATTCAGACAGCTGCAACACAAACTGTTGCGGCATGAAAATAATATCTCGGCCATAAGAAAAGAACTCGCAAAACTGTAGCTTTAGGAATCCGGTAAAACGATTATGAAATCAAAATATTTTTTCTTGCTCGCAATTTTCTTCATTTATGCCTTTCCGGCACATTCCGGTGTTTACAAACAAGTTGACGAACATGGCAATGTTACTTATTCAAACGTTCGATCGGGTAATGCCGAGAAAGTCGATCTTCCGTCCATAATTGTTGTCCCTTCCGCTAATACCGAAGGTGTGGATGAACGGATCAAAAAAAGAAGAGAAAATAAAGAGATCAGAGCGCAGCGAAAAGAAATTGAACAAAGAATAGCTGATGAGTCTGATTTTCTGGAAGCTATCAAGGCTGAATATAAAGGTGGCAACCCGGATCGTTTGGGCAGCGAGCGTAATTACCAAAGATATTTAGACAGAGTTGAACGCCTGAAAAATGAAATCAGCGTGCGCGAGGCAAATCTTCAAGTGCTGCAACGCCAACTGGATGAATTGCCACAGATAACACGATAATCAATGATTGTACAATTAGTACGCTGCCCACCAAATCAGTAGAAGTAGCTACATTTCCAATGAGATTGCATGTGTAGATTCACTGATCCGCTTTATTGTCAATTTCCCTAAAAAAGTAAGCATTCTGTAGCATAATCAAATGATTTGATTATTAGAAAAGTGCAAAATATTGATCGCATTCTTGAAATCAAAGGATAGATCAATTATTGAGGGATTTTTATGTGCATACAGTCTATTAACCCAGCTACAGGGCAAATGATACAATCTTTTCCTGCTTTCCAAGGCAAGGATATTGCCGCAATTCTGAATAATGTTGCATCCGCCCAAATTCATTGGGCAGCGTTTAGTCTCGATCAGCGGGCAAACTTTTTTCAGAATCTTGCGCAGGTATTTCGCGATTCTCGTGATCAATATGCGAATCTGATCACGGAAGAAATGGGCAAGTTATTAAAAGAAGCCCGGGCCGAGGTAGAAAAATGCGCACTCGGATGTGAATATTATGCTAAACACGCCAAAACATTTTTGGCTGATGAACCTATTGCTTCAGACGCCACGCACAGTTATGTTGCATACCAGCCTTTGGGCGTCGTGTTTTGCATCATGCCCTGGAA
It includes:
- a CDS encoding DUF4124 domain-containing protein; translation: MKSKYFFLLAIFFIYAFPAHSGVYKQVDEHGNVTYSNVRSGNAEKVDLPSIIVVPSANTEGVDERIKKRRENKEIRAQRKEIEQRIADESDFLEAIKAEYKGGNPDRLGSERNYQRYLDRVERLKNEISVREANLQVLQRQLDELPQITR
- a CDS encoding DUF4124 domain-containing protein translates to MLHAGSTIYKYVDQDGNITFTNRPIKGAQKTRTAPQSSTVQPYVSKVQPVVPKDTANTQNKRDIKRREILQHELATEMKLFSDARKNLSLMRVNDTDYQQNEEFRQLQHKLLRHENNISAIRKELAKL